Proteins co-encoded in one Streptococcus pyogenes genomic window:
- a CDS encoding isoprenylcysteine carboxyl methyltransferase family protein, giving the protein MTIFLVMLAMFTIRLVFLKKSITNEKAILAQGGQEFGAQNTKFLTLLHIMIYVFAVIEALLKQIKFDGISFLGLLLMLLSVAVLYEVTRILGDIWTVKLMLAKDHKYVDHWLFKTIKHPNYFLNIAPELVGIALLCHAKITAMLLFPCYIVVIYLRIREENKLLAEVIIPNGTRTKP; this is encoded by the coding sequence GTGACCATCTTTTTAGTGATGTTAGCTATGTTTACTATTCGTTTAGTATTTTTGAAGAAATCGATAACAAATGAAAAAGCCATATTAGCCCAAGGAGGACAGGAATTTGGTGCTCAGAACACGAAATTTTTGACGTTACTTCACATTATGATTTATGTGTTTGCGGTGATTGAAGCGCTGCTTAAACAAATTAAGTTTGATGGCATTAGTTTTTTAGGTCTTTTGTTGATGTTATTATCAGTAGCTGTTTTATATGAAGTGACACGTATCTTAGGTGACATTTGGACTGTAAAATTGATGTTAGCAAAAGACCACAAATATGTGGATCACTGGTTGTTCAAAACGATTAAACATCCTAACTACTTTTTAAATATCGCCCCTGAGCTGGTGGGCATAGCCTTACTTTGCCATGCTAAAATTACGGCTATGCTTCTTTTCCCATGCTACATTGTAGTAATATATTTACGTATTCGAGAAGAAAACAAGCTATTAGCGGAAGTGATTATTCCAAACGGTACTCGAACAAAACCTTAA
- a CDS encoding Na/Pi cotransporter family protein encodes MSVNWQDIAFHFFGGLGLFLFSIKYMGDGLQQAAGDKLRYYIDKYTSNPFFGILVGIAMSALIQSSSGVTVITVGLVSAGLLNLRQAIGIVMGANIGTTITSFLIGFKLGDYALPMIFIGAACLFFTSNKKLNNFGRIIFGVGGIFFSLNLMGDAMDPLKSVSAFQNYLATLGDKPFQGVFIGTALTMLIQSSAAIIGILQGLFSGGLLTLQGAIPILLGSNIGTCITAVLAAIGSNIAAKRVAAAHVLFNLIGTIIFMIILVPFTSLMLWLQSKLSLTPEMTIAFSHGSFNITNTILLIPFISLLAMIVTRLIPGEDEVVKYEALYLDRLLITQAPSIALGNAHKELVHLASYAIQAFEASYSYIMTADGKFGEKVKRYERAVDTIDEELTTYLVDISNEALSPSENEVLAGILDSSRDLERIGDHSESLGILIEGIISKQIGFSISARQELTEMYQLTHCLTLDAIRAIVDSDTDLAQTIVTRHKEIEEKERRLRKTHIKRLNCGECTAQAGINFIDIISHYTRITDHALNLAEKVLSHQL; translated from the coding sequence GTGTCAGTAAATTGGCAAGACATTGCATTTCATTTCTTTGGAGGCTTAGGTCTCTTTCTTTTCAGTATCAAGTATATGGGAGATGGTCTGCAACAAGCAGCAGGAGATAAACTAAGGTATTACATTGATAAATACACCAGTAATCCCTTTTTTGGTATCTTAGTCGGAATTGCCATGTCTGCCTTAATTCAGTCCAGTTCAGGCGTAACTGTAATTACGGTTGGTTTGGTTTCTGCGGGTTTGCTAAATTTGCGACAAGCCATTGGAATTGTTATGGGGGCTAATATTGGAACGACTATCACTTCGTTTTTAATTGGTTTTAAACTAGGAGATTACGCCTTGCCCATGATTTTTATTGGTGCAGCCTGTCTTTTCTTTACCTCTAATAAAAAGCTCAACAATTTTGGGCGTATCATTTTTGGTGTCGGAGGAATTTTCTTCTCGCTGAACCTAATGGGAGATGCCATGGATCCTTTGAAATCTGTGTCAGCCTTTCAAAATTATTTAGCGACATTAGGTGATAAACCCTTCCAAGGTGTCTTTATCGGAACGGCTTTGACCATGTTGATTCAGTCATCGGCAGCCATTATCGGGATTTTACAGGGACTGTTTTCAGGCGGTCTTTTGACCTTACAGGGGGCTATTCCTATTTTGTTAGGCTCAAATATAGGAACCTGCATTACAGCTGTCTTAGCAGCTATAGGTTCAAATATTGCTGCTAAACGTGTGGCAGCAGCTCATGTGTTATTTAATTTGATCGGTACAATTATTTTTATGATTATCCTAGTCCCATTCACATCATTGATGTTATGGCTACAATCAAAGTTGAGTTTAACGCCTGAGATGACTATCGCTTTTTCTCACGGTTCTTTTAATATCACTAATACCATCTTATTAATTCCTTTCATTAGTCTACTAGCTATGATTGTGACTAGACTCATTCCAGGAGAAGATGAAGTGGTCAAATACGAAGCCCTTTATTTAGATCGCTTACTTATTACCCAAGCCCCTTCTATCGCACTAGGAAATGCCCACAAGGAATTGGTTCATTTAGCCTCTTATGCGATTCAAGCTTTTGAAGCTTCTTACAGTTATATTATGACAGCTGACGGTAAATTTGGGGAAAAGGTCAAGCGTTATGAAAGAGCAGTTGATACCATCGATGAGGAGTTAACCACTTATTTGGTTGATATTTCTAACGAAGCCCTCAGCCCAAGTGAAAATGAAGTCTTGGCTGGTATTCTTGACTCTTCACGTGATTTGGAAAGAATTGGAGATCATTCTGAGTCTTTAGGCATTCTAATTGAAGGCATCATATCTAAACAAATTGGTTTTTCAATATCTGCTCGTCAAGAATTGACAGAGATGTATCAATTGACGCATTGTTTAACACTGGATGCCATTAGAGCTATCGTTGATAGTGATACAGACTTGGCGCAAACTATTGTGACTCGCCATAAAGAAATTGAAGAAAAAGAGCGACGATTACGTAAAACCCACATTAAGCGCTTGAATTGTGGAGAATGTACGGCACAAGCAGGTATTAATTTTATTGATATTATTTCCCACTATACCCGCATCACAGATCATGCCTTGAATTTAGCAGAGAAAGTACTTTCACACCAGCTTTAA
- the nagA gene encoding N-acetylglucosamine-6-phosphate deacetylase, translating into MTCYLKADCFYYPTEVRPAGYLSLHDGVFGEWTEIVPADAQIIDYTGYQIAPGLVDTHIHGYAGADVMDNSAQGIHQMSEGLLATGVTSFLPTTLTSTFEQLEKVSGTIASVADQVKGAKIQGIYFEGPYFTEEYKGAQNPSYMKTPRLEEFDAWQKAAKGLIKKIALAPERDGVKEFVSAVTKQGVTVALGHSNGTYQEAKEAVQAGASVWVHAYNGMRGLTHREPGMVGAVYNLPNTYAELICDGHHVSPIACDILMQQKGHDHVAMITDCMRAGGSPDGDYLLGEFSVVVANGTARLKESGNLAGSILKLKDGLRNVVAWGIATPAEAIHMATYVPAVSVGIDDVCGQIKAGHAADFIVLDKDLTLVATYLNGQKAFDA; encoded by the coding sequence ATGACATGCTATCTTAAAGCAGATTGTTTTTATTACCCAACAGAGGTGAGACCGGCTGGCTACCTAAGTCTTCATGATGGTGTTTTTGGGGAGTGGACAGAAATTGTTCCGGCAGATGCGCAAATCATTGACTACACCGGTTATCAAATTGCACCAGGTCTTGTGGATACGCATATCCATGGCTATGCGGGAGCTGATGTCATGGATAATTCTGCCCAAGGGATTCATCAAATGAGTGAAGGACTATTAGCAACAGGAGTAACGTCTTTTTTACCGACGACCTTAACTTCTACCTTTGAGCAGTTAGAAAAAGTATCAGGGACTATTGCTTCAGTTGCTGATCAGGTAAAAGGTGCTAAAATACAAGGTATCTACTTTGAAGGTCCTTATTTTACCGAAGAATATAAGGGTGCTCAAAACCCAAGTTATATGAAAACCCCACGCTTGGAGGAATTTGATGCTTGGCAAAAAGCTGCTAAAGGGCTCATCAAAAAAATTGCCCTTGCTCCTGAACGTGATGGTGTCAAAGAATTTGTGTCTGCAGTGACAAAACAAGGCGTAACAGTGGCCTTAGGGCATTCAAACGGTACTTATCAAGAGGCTAAAGAAGCTGTTCAAGCTGGTGCTAGTGTTTGGGTTCATGCTTATAATGGCATGCGAGGATTGACCCACCGTGAACCAGGAATGGTGGGAGCGGTTTATAATCTTCCAAATACTTACGCAGAGTTGATTTGTGATGGCCACCATGTCTCACCAATTGCTTGTGATATTTTGATGCAGCAAAAAGGGCATGATCATGTAGCCATGATTACGGACTGTATGCGAGCAGGTGGTTCACCAGATGGTGATTACCTCTTGGGGGAATTCTCTGTGGTTGTGGCAAATGGCACTGCTCGTCTTAAAGAGAGTGGAAACTTGGCAGGATCTATTTTGAAATTAAAAGATGGCCTTAGAAATGTAGTGGCCTGGGGAATCGCAACTCCGGCAGAAGCCATTCATATGGCAACTTATGTGCCAGCTGTTTCTGTCGGTATTGACGACGTATGTGGTCAAATCAAAGCTGGGCATGCGGCTGACTTTATTGTTCTTGATAAGGATTTAACACTTGTTGCAACCTATTTAAATGGGCAAAAAGCTTTTGATGCCTAA
- a CDS encoding aldo/keto reductase → MVTTVKMTSGYEIPVLGFGTYQAADGEEAYQSTLAAIKAGYRHIDTAAIYKNEESVGRAIKDSGVLREDLFITTKLWNDAHSYEGAKDALAASLDRLGLDYVDLYLIHWPNPKALRNTWKEANAQAWQYMEEAVEAGLIKSIGVSNFMVHHLEALQETAKITPAINQIRLAPGCYQKEVVDYCKANEILLEAWSPLGQGEIFDNETMQQLANKYDKTVAQVALAWSLAEGFIPLPKSVHDERIKENMAIFDVSLTQEDKKTIRYLSGMSAIPNPDTTSF, encoded by the coding sequence ATGGTAACAACAGTAAAAATGACAAGTGGCTATGAGATTCCCGTTTTAGGATTTGGAACTTACCAAGCAGCCGATGGTGAGGAAGCTTACCAATCTACCTTAGCAGCCATCAAGGCTGGCTATCGTCATATTGATACTGCAGCTATTTATAAAAATGAAGAAAGTGTGGGTCGTGCCATCAAGGATTCTGGGGTTCTACGAGAAGACTTATTTATTACAACTAAACTCTGGAATGACGCCCATAGTTATGAAGGGGCAAAAGACGCTTTAGCTGCTTCTCTTGACCGTCTTGGTCTGGATTATGTGGATCTCTATCTTATCCATTGGCCAAACCCAAAAGCTCTGCGTAACACTTGGAAAGAGGCAAATGCCCAAGCATGGCAATATATGGAAGAGGCGGTTGAAGCAGGGCTTATTAAAAGCATTGGCGTCAGCAATTTTATGGTGCATCATCTAGAAGCTCTTCAAGAGACAGCTAAAATAACTCCAGCAATTAATCAGATTCGATTAGCCCCAGGTTGCTATCAAAAGGAAGTGGTTGATTATTGTAAGGCAAATGAGATTTTATTGGAAGCTTGGAGTCCTCTAGGACAAGGGGAGATTTTTGATAATGAGACTATGCAGCAGTTAGCTAATAAATATGACAAAACAGTGGCACAAGTTGCCTTAGCTTGGTCGCTGGCAGAAGGTTTTATTCCCTTGCCAAAATCGGTGCATGATGAGCGCATCAAGGAAAATATGGCTATTTTTGATGTGAGCTTGACACAAGAAGATAAAAAAACAATTCGCTATCTCTCAGGAATGTCAGCGATTCCTAACCCTGATACTACAAGTTTTTAA
- the glyQ gene encoding glycine--tRNA ligase subunit alpha, producing MSKKLTFQEIILTLQQYWNDQGCMLMQAYDNEKGAGTMSPYTFLRAIGPEPWNAAYVEPSRRPADGRYGENPNRLYQHHQFQVVMKPSPSNIQELYLASLEKLGINPLEHDIRFVEDNWENPSTGSAGLGWEVWLDGMEITQFTYFQQVGGLATSPVTAEVTYGLERLASYIQEVDSVYDIEWAPGVKYGEIFLQPEYEHSKYSFEISDQDMLLENFEKFEKEASRALEEGLVHPAYDYVLKCSHTFNLLDARGAVSVTERAGYIARIRNLARVVAKTFVAERKKLGFPLLDEATRAILLAEDDE from the coding sequence ATGTCTAAAAAACTTACCTTTCAAGAAATCATCTTGACCTTACAACAATATTGGAATGATCAGGGTTGTATGCTCATGCAAGCCTATGACAATGAAAAAGGAGCTGGGACCATGAGTCCTTACACGTTCTTACGTGCTATAGGTCCTGAGCCATGGAATGCGGCTTATGTAGAGCCATCACGTCGTCCTGCAGATGGCCGTTACGGAGAAAACCCAAATCGTCTTTACCAACACCACCAATTTCAAGTGGTCATGAAACCATCACCATCAAATATTCAAGAACTTTACCTTGCTTCTTTGGAAAAATTGGGCATCAATCCTTTAGAACATGATATTCGTTTTGTTGAAGATAACTGGGAAAACCCATCAACAGGATCAGCAGGGCTTGGTTGGGAAGTTTGGCTTGATGGAATGGAAATCACACAATTTACGTATTTCCAACAAGTTGGTGGCCTTGCGACATCTCCAGTGACAGCAGAAGTAACTTATGGTCTTGAGCGCTTAGCTTCCTATATTCAAGAAGTGGATTCGGTCTATGATATTGAGTGGGCACCAGGTGTTAAATATGGTGAAATCTTCTTACAACCTGAGTATGAGCATTCAAAATATTCCTTCGAAATATCAGACCAAGACATGCTGCTTGAAAACTTTGAAAAGTTTGAAAAAGAAGCCTCGCGTGCCCTAGAAGAAGGTTTGGTTCACCCAGCTTATGATTACGTGCTCAAATGTTCTCATACGTTTAACCTGCTGGATGCCCGTGGCGCTGTTTCCGTCACAGAACGTGCAGGCTACATTGCTCGTATCCGTAATTTGGCACGTGTCGTTGCTAAGACCTTTGTTGCAGAACGCAAGAAGCTTGGATTTCCACTGTTGGATGAAGCAACACGCGCAATCTTGCTAGCTGAAGATGACGAATAA